From the Manis pentadactyla isolate mManPen7 chromosome 7, mManPen7.hap1, whole genome shotgun sequence genome, one window contains:
- the TMEM176B gene encoding transmembrane protein 176B, with protein sequence MAQSTVTVNGVDVGSRLPQSTHINIHIHQESALAQLLKAGASLKEHFSRPRDTGPSEARISYWQLALGVTQILLGAASCALGVLLYFGPWIVLRASGCAFWAGSVAIAAGAGAIVHEKHRGKLSGWVSGLLTLAGLATATAAVVLCVNSLSWQSDGILYLDYVCGRPAPDSTTPEYGMRRSSRWSRWEEDQCRAYMQMLTNLFLGIRVLLLAVCVLQVIVALASVGVGLRSLCGQSSRPLDEEGTDKKLLGENSVPPSPSREKPAAAIIL encoded by the exons ATGGCCCAGAGCACGGTGACAGTGAACGGAGTGGATGTGGGCTCCAGGCTGCCCCAGTCCACCCACATCAACATCCACATCCACCAGGAATCAGCTTTGGCACAACTGCTAAAAGCTGGGGCTTCGCTGAAGGAGCACTTCTCTCGCCCTCGGGATACTGGGCCTTCTGAGGCCAGGATAAGCTATTGGCAGCTGGCACTGGGG GTGACCCAGATATTGCTGGGGGCAGCGAGCTGTGCCCTGGGGGTGCTGCTCTATTTTGGGCCCTGGATCGTGCTGCGGGCTTCAGGCTGCGCCTTCTGGGCCGGGTCTGTG GCTATTGCAGCAGGAGCTGGGGCCATCGTCCATGAGAAGCACCGGGGCAAACTTTCC GGCTGGGTGTCAGGTCTGCTCACCCTGGCTGGCCTTGCCACGGCCACGGCGGCGGTCGTCCTGTGTGTGAACAGCTTGTCCTGGCAATCTGATGGCATCCTCTACCTCGACTATGTGTGTGGTCGCCCAGCCCCTGACAGCACAACCCCTGAGTACGGGATGCGGCGGAGCAGCCGCTGGTCACGCTGGGAGGAGGATCAATGCAGAGCCTACATGCAGATGCTGACG AACTTGTTCCTAGGAATCCGTGTTCTGCTCCTGGCTGTCTGTGTCCTGCAGGTCATTGTAGCCTTGGCTTCTGTGGGCGTGGGCCTTCGAAGCTTGTGCGGCCAGAGCTCCCGGCCCCTG GATGAGGAAGGGACAGACAAGAAGCTGCTGGGGGAGAATTCTgtgcctccctccccctccagGGAGAAGCCCGCAGCCGCCATCATCCTGTGA